In one window of Patescibacteria group bacterium DNA:
- the mraZ gene encoding division/cell wall cluster transcriptional repressor MraZ: MFIGEYKHNLDSKGRMAIPAKFRQILESGAVVTRGLDNCLFLYSKDSWEKIAKKLADLPVSQAKARAFSRLMLAGAMDVDFDNQGRITLPEYLRSFANLDKKTIIAGLYDRLEIWDEEQWNKYKTGAESESTEIAEAMGELGV, translated from the coding sequence ATGTTTATTGGAGAATACAAACACAATTTGGATAGCAAGGGAAGAATGGCTATTCCGGCTAAATTTCGACAGATATTGGAAAGCGGAGCAGTTGTGACCAGGGGCCTGGACAATTGTCTTTTTTTGTATTCTAAGGATTCATGGGAAAAAATAGCGAAAAAGTTAGCTGATTTGCCAGTTAGTCAGGCCAAGGCTAGAGCTTTTTCTCGGCTAATGTTAGCTGGTGCAATGGATGTTGATTTTGATAATCAGGGACGAATTACTTTACCGGAATATTTAAGAAGTTTTGCTAATTTAGATAAAAAAACTATCATTGCCGGTCTTTATGACCGTTTGGAAATTTGGGATGAAGAGCAATGGAATAAATACAAAACTGGAGCTGAGTCTGAAAGTACGGAAATTGCTGAGGCAATGGGAGAATTAGGAGTCTAA
- a CDS encoding glycosyltransferase family 2 protein, translating into MISILIPVYNQADKIKACLETIKNQTIQDFEIIIVNDGSKDNIEEVMEDCKGMFTQKFSFISQVNQGAPAARNRAWKEATGEYLLFSDADLKMEPTMFEEMLKALKENPEASYAYCSHMFGEKLFRFWPFDADKLREIPYVHSTSLIRAKDFPEAGWDITFKKFQDWDIFLTMLDNGKTGVWIDKVLFKIETGGTMSGWLPAVAYRLFPFLPKVKKYQQWMAIIKKKHNIKF; encoded by the coding sequence ATGATTAGTATCTTAATTCCAGTTTATAATCAAGCTGACAAGATAAAGGCTTGTTTGGAAACTATTAAAAATCAAACTATTCAAGATTTTGAGATTATCATTGTTAATGATGGCTCAAAGGATAATATTGAGGAGGTAATGGAGGACTGTAAAGGTATGTTCACACAAAAATTTTCTTTTATTAGTCAGGTTAATCAAGGAGCGCCAGCAGCACGAAATCGTGCTTGGAAAGAGGCGACCGGTGAATATTTGTTATTCAGTGATGCTGATCTAAAAATGGAGCCGACAATGTTTGAGGAGATGTTGAAAGCGCTCAAAGAAAATCCTGAGGCTTCATATGCTTATTGTTCTCATATGTTTGGTGAAAAATTATTTAGATTTTGGCCGTTTGATGCTGATAAATTAAGAGAGATTCCTTACGTTCATTCAACTTCGCTAATCAGGGCTAAAGATTTTCCAGAGGCGGGTTGGGATATTACATTTAAAAAATTCCAAGATTGGGATATTTTCTTAACCATGCTAGATAATGGTAAAACCGGTGTTTGGATTGATAAAGTTTTGTTCAAGATTGAGACAGGTGGAACGATGAGTGGTTGGTTGCCAGCCGTAGCTTATAGATTGTTTCCGTTTTTGCCTAAAGTAAAAAAATATCAACAATGGATGGCCATTATTAAGAAGAAGCATAATATAAAATTCTAA
- a CDS encoding glycosyltransferase family 4 protein: MRIIFIGQKGIPATYGGVEKHVEDLATRLVRDGHEVTVYTRKKYTSDKLKSYKGVELISLPSIATKHLDAISHTFLACLDVIFRQKADVVHFHSIGPSLLTWMIKVFKPRTRLVATFHSQCYNHQKWGSLAKFFLHMGEWMICTVPDKTITVSRSLTSYAAEKYGKTTTYIPNGVEVMAQKEADLIKKWGLESGNYIVTISRLVRHKGIQYLIDAYKQIDTKKKLVIVGDGAFTDDYVHELKDLAGNNPNIIFTGNQSGEILQELFSNAFLFVQPSESEGLSIALLEAMSYGRPVLVSDILENVEIVNSVGFVFANKKVDDLTLKLRAVLLMDEAVLQENALKLKSIVANNYNWGNIVREIEVLYKK; this comes from the coding sequence ATGAGGATAATATTTATTGGTCAAAAAGGAATACCAGCTACCTATGGTGGCGTTGAAAAACATGTTGAAGATTTAGCAACACGCTTGGTTCGCGACGGCCATGAGGTGACTGTCTATACTCGAAAAAAGTACACTTCAGATAAATTAAAAAGCTACAAAGGTGTAGAACTAATTAGCCTTCCAAGTATTGCGACTAAGCACTTGGATGCGATTAGCCACACCTTTTTGGCTTGTTTGGATGTTATTTTTCGTCAAAAGGCTGATGTTGTTCATTTTCATTCTATCGGACCATCTTTGCTGACTTGGATGATTAAAGTTTTTAAACCGCGCACTCGATTGGTGGCGACTTTCCATTCCCAATGTTATAATCATCAAAAATGGGGTTCCCTGGCTAAGTTTTTCTTACACATGGGCGAGTGGATGATTTGTACTGTGCCGGACAAGACCATAACAGTTTCAAGGAGTTTGACCAGCTATGCAGCAGAAAAATACGGTAAAACAACTACTTATATTCCTAACGGTGTAGAGGTAATGGCTCAGAAAGAGGCTGATCTGATTAAGAAATGGGGACTGGAAAGTGGTAATTATATCGTCACAATTTCCCGTTTGGTTCGACATAAGGGTATCCAATATTTAATAGATGCCTATAAACAAATTGATACAAAGAAGAAATTGGTAATTGTTGGTGATGGTGCTTTTACTGATGATTATGTTCATGAATTAAAGGACTTGGCAGGAAATAACCCGAATATTATTTTTACCGGTAATCAATCTGGTGAAATTTTGCAGGAATTATTTTCTAATGCATTTCTTTTTGTGCAACCATCTGAGTCAGAAGGTTTATCAATTGCCTTGCTCGAGGCGATGTCATATGGACGACCGGTATTGGTTAGTGATATACTAGAGAATGTTGAGATTGTTAATAGTGTCGGATTTGTTTTTGCCAATAAAAAAGTTGATGATCTGACCTTGAAATTACGAGCCGTTTTATTGATGGATGAAGCTGTTTTGCAAGAAAATGCTTTGAAGTTAAAATCAATAGTGGCAAATAATTATAATTGGGGCAATATCGTAAGGGAGATTGAAGTGTTATATAAAAAATAA
- a CDS encoding DUF192 domain-containing protein codes for MRKIFSLLAVLLIVGVAYLEIKENTKDGRSLEFPNVKINETIIKVLVADDMQEQTQGLSDRPKLEKSEGMLFVFDTKQERSFWMKQMNFPLDIIWIEDDKIVNIHKNLPPEGDNPENHYASQFRINYVLEVNAGFVDEQKIKIGDTVQYKLIKN; via the coding sequence ATGCGTAAAATATTTTCATTGTTGGCTGTCTTGTTAATCGTTGGCGTAGCTTATTTGGAAATTAAAGAAAATACCAAAGACGGCCGCTCTTTAGAGTTTCCAAATGTTAAAATAAATGAGACTATTATTAAAGTGCTAGTGGCCGATGACATGCAGGAGCAAACGCAGGGCTTGAGCGATAGGCCGAAGTTGGAAAAAAGTGAGGGCATGCTTTTTGTTTTTGACACCAAGCAGGAACGTTCATTTTGGATGAAACAGATGAATTTCCCGTTGGATATTATCTGGATTGAGGATGATAAAATTGTAAATATTCATAAAAATTTACCACCTGAAGGTGATAATCCGGAAAATCACTATGCCTCGCAATTTAGAATAAATTATGTTTTGGAGGTAAATGCCGGATTTGTAGATGAGCAAAAAATAAAAATTGGTGACACTGTCCAATACAAATTGATTAAAAATTAA
- a CDS encoding Rrf2 family transcriptional regulator encodes MKFSTKTTYGLRAMILLAQEKNKSVPLSMVAEREDISLKYLERIFAQLKKANLITSEMGSMGGYCLAGEAKDITVYDIVKTLEGEIAPFYCVAKSEKVFCGHKCNCGVTGVLKKVQDSLVETLRGIKLVDLI; translated from the coding sequence ATGAAATTTTCAACAAAAACAACTTACGGTTTGCGAGCAATGATTTTGTTGGCCCAAGAAAAGAATAAGAGTGTTCCGCTATCTATGGTGGCGGAGCGCGAAGATATTTCTTTGAAATATTTAGAAAGAATATTTGCCCAATTAAAAAAGGCAAATTTAATTACTTCGGAAATGGGATCAATGGGCGGTTATTGTTTAGCTGGTGAGGCCAAGGATATTACGGTCTATGATATTGTCAAAACTCTGGAGGGTGAAATTGCCCCTTTTTACTGTGTGGCCAAAAGCGAGAAAGTTTTTTGCGGTCATAAATGTAATTGTGGCGTGACCGGAGTTTTGAAAAAAGTACAGGATTCATTAGTTGAGACTTTGAGAGGAATTAAATTGGTGGATTTAATTTAA
- the rsmH gene encoding 16S rRNA (cytosine(1402)-N(4))-methyltransferase RsmH produces the protein MEYKHIPVMLEEAIENLNIKLGGFYVDCTLGGAGYTTRIASLVGSKGRVLATDLDSLAIKNAEARLKKEKLKNVIIVKDNFRNLAKILDENTEFKNKKIDGIVFDLGLSSAQLDDRNRGISFKYDTPLDMAFETTDDGEMNKRTSRIVNKWRIEHIEKILKDYGEEPFARRIAKLITMARRKKPIETTGQLVEIIKKAIPPKLQNAKIHFATRTFQALRIATNEELESLTEVLPQAIEALAEGGRCVVISYHSLEDRIVKDYFKQESQDCICDSKQMMCSCNHEKKIKIINKKVIPPTEAEIKNNPRARSAKMRVIEKI, from the coding sequence ATGGAATATAAACACATACCAGTAATGCTTGAGGAGGCTATCGAGAATCTTAATATAAAATTAGGCGGTTTTTATGTGGACTGCACCTTGGGCGGCGCCGGTTATACAACGAGAATTGCTTCATTGGTGGGCAGCAAGGGACGAGTGCTAGCAACTGATTTAGATAGTTTGGCTATTAAGAATGCTGAAGCTAGGCTAAAAAAGGAAAAATTAAAAAATGTTATTATCGTGAAAGATAATTTTAGAAATTTAGCAAAAATTTTGGATGAAAATACCGAATTTAAAAACAAAAAAATTGATGGAATTGTATTCGATTTGGGTTTGTCTAGTGCTCAACTCGACGACCGGAATCGGGGAATTTCTTTCAAATATGATACGCCGCTAGATATGGCGTTTGAGACGACTGATGATGGCGAGATGAATAAACGGACGAGTCGGATTGTGAATAAATGGCGTATTGAACATATTGAAAAAATTTTAAAAGACTACGGTGAAGAGCCATTTGCAAGACGGATTGCGAAGTTGATAACAATGGCACGAAGAAAAAAACCAATTGAAACTACCGGACAATTAGTGGAGATAATAAAAAAAGCGATTCCGCCAAAATTACAGAATGCCAAAATTCACTTTGCGACGCGAACATTTCAAGCTTTGCGGATTGCCACGAATGAAGAATTGGAAAGTTTGACCGAAGTTTTGCCGCAAGCGATTGAGGCCCTAGCTGAAGGTGGACGTTGCGTGGTGATTTCATACCACAGTTTAGAGGACCGAATTGTAAAGGACTATTTTAAGCAAGAAAGTCAGGATTGTATCTGTGATTCAAAGCAAATGATGTGCAGTTGTAATCATGAGAAAAAAATAAAAATTATCAACAAAAAAGTGATACCACCAACTGAGGCCGAGATTAAAAATAATCCGAGAGCTAGGAGTGCAAAAATGCGGGTCATTGAGAAAATATAA
- a CDS encoding L,D-transpeptidase — translation MKYSIFILLFLFTFPVFVTANNIIDADGDGVSDADEINIYKTDPNLADSDSDGYSDWLELNNGFSPLTKENLKLEDVDTDKDGLSDRMELKFGTDLKNPDTDGDGYKDGEEIKFYFDPLNKEAVKLPKRLEVSLGGQMVYYFLDGVRMGSFKISSGKASMPTPKGHFKIINKAKKVWSDYGLWMPYWMGMGTGKFGFHELPIWPNGYREGENHLGIPVSHGCVRLGVGSAKFLYDWAEVSTPVFIY, via the coding sequence ATGAAATATTCTATTTTCATTTTACTGTTTCTGTTTACATTTCCTGTTTTTGTGACGGCAAATAATATTATCGACGCTGACGGCGATGGCGTTTCTGACGCAGATGAGATAAATATTTATAAAACTGATCCCAATCTTGCGGATTCAGACAGTGATGGTTATAGTGATTGGCTTGAATTGAATAATGGATTTTCACCACTGACAAAGGAGAATTTAAAATTAGAAGATGTTGATACCGACAAAGATGGCTTGAGTGATAGAATGGAGTTGAAATTTGGTACTGATTTAAAAAATCCCGATACTGATGGTGATGGCTATAAAGACGGCGAGGAAATAAAATTTTATTTTGACCCCTTGAATAAAGAGGCGGTAAAATTACCAAAGAGGTTAGAAGTGAGTCTTGGCGGGCAGATGGTCTATTATTTTTTGGATGGAGTAAGAATGGGTTCTTTTAAAATTTCCTCTGGCAAGGCAAGTATGCCGACACCCAAGGGACATTTTAAAATAATCAATAAGGCCAAAAAGGTTTGGTCTGATTATGGCCTATGGATGCCATATTGGATGGGTATGGGTACTGGTAAGTTTGGTTTTCACGAATTGCCAATTTGGCCCAATGGTTATCGTGAAGGGGAAAATCATTTGGGTATTCCAGTTTCGCACGGTTGCGTACGCCTAGGTGTTGGATCGGCAAAATTTTTGTACGACTGGGCTGAAGTTAGCACGCCGGTGTTTATTTATTAA
- a CDS encoding penicillin-binding protein 2: MLNRKSARGGSALNGKKKNTDFVKKENRQKIVLAIVFLLAAGIIYRLFDLQVIKHDLYTKMASVQHQVYNKLMPMRGRIFLTDEKNTDFDGLYPLAINKEFATIFAVPADIVDDPATVAGKLYDILDKEDVEKEVAIFLSSDPLFAEATSTIEFVIASSSNYINPDLVAKLADAKYYNRLAEFKLIKKELEIEWRRDVILKKYTERLSKKNDLYELIKRKVDEDNLKLITDLNITGIEHVMESYRFYPSGNMSSHITGYVSNTDDGQVGHYGLEGFFNEELTGIAGFMRAERSANGKVVIVDDREVLQAQNGSDIILTIDRSIQYEACTRIKEGVIKYGARTGSVIIMEPKTGAILAMCSYPDFDPNNYNEAPDMNIFNNPSIFGGYEPGSIFKAYTLAAGLDQEKITPKTTYTDKGFVMVPGWSKPIKNSDFLKKGGHGVVDMDTVLEKSLNTGTIFVMNKIGAETFIDYVKKFGFGEKTGIELETESITNIVNLNRKTLRPIEVATATFGQGITATPLQLTAAYAAIANGGILMKPYLVKEIRTSSGEKSATQPTEVRRVISERAAMMLSGMLVNVIDKGHAKLAAVPGYYIAGKTGTAQVAGRGGYINRTMHSFAGFAPVDDPKFVALVMLDNPVNSPWADSSAAPTFQQVASFILNYYQVAKER; this comes from the coding sequence ATGTTGAATCGAAAGTCAGCCCGAGGCGGATCCGCCTTGAACGGGAAAAAAAAGAACACCGATTTTGTGAAAAAAGAGAATCGTCAGAAAATTGTTTTGGCGATTGTTTTTTTATTGGCGGCGGGGATTATTTATCGCTTGTTTGATTTGCAAGTAATAAAGCATGATTTGTATACAAAGATGGCCTCTGTGCAGCATCAAGTATATAATAAATTAATGCCGATGCGAGGACGGATTTTTTTGACCGATGAGAAAAATACTGATTTTGATGGTTTGTATCCATTGGCGATTAATAAGGAGTTCGCAACAATTTTTGCCGTGCCGGCCGACATTGTTGATGATCCAGCTACGGTGGCTGGAAAATTGTATGACATTTTGGATAAGGAGGATGTGGAAAAGGAGGTGGCGATTTTTCTAAGCAGTGATCCGCTTTTTGCTGAGGCTACTTCAACTATTGAATTTGTAATTGCATCATCGTCTAATTATATAAACCCTGACTTGGTGGCTAAATTGGCAGACGCGAAGTATTACAATCGATTGGCTGAATTCAAGCTAATTAAAAAAGAGCTGGAAATCGAATGGCGTCGTGATGTAATTTTGAAAAAATATACGGAAAGATTGTCAAAGAAAAACGATCTTTATGAATTGATTAAGCGCAAAGTTGATGAAGATAATTTAAAATTAATTACCGATCTGAATATTACTGGCATCGAACATGTTATGGAGAGTTATCGCTTTTATCCAAGTGGTAATATGAGTTCGCATATAACCGGTTATGTATCAAATACTGACGATGGTCAAGTGGGGCATTATGGCCTGGAAGGGTTTTTCAATGAAGAGTTAACTGGTATAGCTGGGTTTATGAGGGCGGAACGATCGGCTAATGGCAAGGTGGTAATTGTTGATGACCGCGAAGTGTTACAGGCTCAGAATGGTAGTGATATTATCTTAACGATTGATCGTTCAATCCAATATGAAGCTTGCACAAGAATTAAGGAGGGGGTAATCAAATATGGTGCGCGCACCGGAAGTGTGATTATCATGGAGCCGAAGACGGGGGCTATTTTGGCGATGTGTTCTTATCCTGATTTTGATCCGAATAATTACAATGAAGCGCCGGACATGAATATTTTTAATAATCCGAGTATTTTCGGCGGATATGAGCCGGGATCAATTTTTAAAGCTTATACTTTGGCGGCTGGCTTGGATCAAGAAAAGATTACGCCGAAGACAACTTATACTGATAAAGGTTTTGTGATGGTGCCGGGATGGAGTAAACCGATTAAAAATTCTGATTTTTTGAAAAAAGGCGGACACGGCGTAGTGGATATGGATACGGTTTTGGAAAAATCTTTGAATACGGGTACGATTTTTGTGATGAATAAAATTGGTGCCGAAACCTTTATTGATTATGTGAAAAAATTTGGTTTTGGCGAAAAAACCGGTATTGAATTGGAGACGGAAAGCATAACCAATATTGTGAATTTAAACCGAAAGACTTTGCGTCCGATTGAGGTGGCAACGGCAACTTTTGGACAAGGTATTACCGCGACACCATTGCAATTGACCGCAGCTTATGCAGCTATTGCTAATGGTGGTATTTTGATGAAGCCTTATTTGGTAAAAGAAATTAGAACTTCATCTGGTGAAAAAAGCGCCACGCAACCGACTGAGGTGCGCCGTGTGATTTCAGAACGAGCAGCGATGATGCTGTCTGGCATGTTGGTAAATGTAATTGATAAAGGTCATGCCAAGTTGGCAGCCGTGCCTGGTTATTACATTGCCGGTAAGACTGGTACAGCGCAGGTAGCTGGTCGCGGAGGTTATATCAATCGGACCATGCACAGCTTTGCTGGTTTTGCGCCGGTTGATGATCCAAAATTTGTTGCCTTGGTTATGTTGGATAACCCTGTTAATTCGCCTTGGGCTGATTCTTCAGCGGCACCGACATTCCAACAGGTTGCGTCATTTATTTTGAATTATTATCAAGTGGCGAAAGAGCGATAG
- a CDS encoding cell division protein FtsL produces MTQTQKQNYQLTKNTFQEEFEGRPQNKKRDYLDYVKLLNKVIIFFIIFNAVYFVMNVNDLSIKGFVLNSQKAKVFKLTEENKSLELEITKLSALSNVEKRAQEMKLVKVDKIDYIEVNDGAVAMK; encoded by the coding sequence ATGACACAAACACAAAAACAAAACTATCAACTTACAAAAAATACTTTTCAAGAAGAATTTGAAGGTCGGCCACAAAATAAAAAGAGAGATTATTTGGATTATGTGAAGCTCTTGAATAAAGTTATTATATTTTTTATAATATTTAATGCCGTCTATTTTGTGATGAATGTTAATGATTTATCAATCAAAGGCTTTGTTTTGAACAGTCAGAAGGCAAAGGTCTTTAAGTTGACAGAAGAAAATAAGAGCTTGGAATTGGAAATAACTAAATTAAGTGCCTTGAGCAATGTTGAAAAAAGAGCCCAAGAAATGAAATTGGTTAAAGTTGATAAGATTGATTATATTGAGGTTAATGATGGGGCAGTGGCTATGAAATAA
- a CDS encoding O-antigen ligase family protein produces the protein MNLDKSFFTVKKFVAAIPTMQKTDGFFKKVLLAFLAIETLSLIGFIFPVWGKIIFVLVVLGVVFLTFKNLEYGLFILLAELITGSKGYLLFFNLPHFNLSIRMALFIVVIIAMVGQISLLAIKTKTCPLLHFLKNKNFKYFVPIIFFIGWGVINAFLSHNDFSYIYQDANGWLFFALIFPVYFIYENKEEDGKKIFKEKIITLLLAATFWMAIKTFVLLFVFSHNSASTMTTVYKWVRDTGVGEITRMPTGFIRIFFQSHIFAIVSFFIVLFSIVESKKVKIFDFLLLTTYAAITILSYSRSNWVGFAGGLAVYLLIILFLKSWSRIGKVFLAGIASMIVSFIFINILITFPHPKPTSNFNTMDIAERATQITNEAGVSSRWKLLTPLWSEIKKYFVMGHGYGSTVTYFSEDPRVLETSPTGELTTFAFEWGWLEIWLKLGLIGMAYYLFLIGRFTVFNFHLKTLNDFFTSPENITKLALIIGLITISIISFFSPYMNHPLGIGYLILMSIFIDKKSLNS, from the coding sequence ATGAATCTAGATAAAAGTTTTTTTACGGTCAAAAAATTCGTGGCGGCGATCCCGACCATGCAAAAAACCGATGGTTTTTTTAAAAAAGTCCTGCTTGCCTTTTTGGCCATTGAGACGCTTTCATTGATTGGTTTTATTTTTCCTGTTTGGGGAAAGATTATTTTTGTTCTTGTGGTCTTGGGGGTGGTATTTTTAACATTCAAAAATTTAGAGTATGGGTTATTTATTTTGTTGGCTGAGTTAATTACCGGTTCAAAGGGGTATTTACTTTTTTTTAATTTGCCACACTTTAATTTGTCTATTAGAATGGCTTTATTTATTGTGGTTATAATTGCCATGGTGGGACAAATTAGCCTACTTGCGATTAAGACTAAAACTTGTCCGCTATTACATTTTTTGAAAAATAAAAACTTTAAATATTTCGTACCGATTATTTTTTTCATAGGCTGGGGGGTGATAAACGCTTTTTTGAGCCACAATGATTTCTCTTATATCTACCAAGATGCCAATGGTTGGCTGTTTTTTGCTTTAATTTTTCCTGTTTATTTTATCTACGAAAATAAAGAGGAGGATGGTAAAAAAATATTTAAGGAAAAAATTATTACTCTATTATTGGCGGCTACTTTTTGGATGGCGATAAAAACCTTTGTATTACTTTTTGTCTTTTCTCATAATTCAGCCTCTACTATGACAACTGTTTATAAGTGGGTTCGCGATACAGGGGTGGGGGAAATAACAAGAATGCCAACCGGTTTTATTCGCATATTTTTTCAATCGCATATTTTTGCAATTGTGTCGTTCTTTATAGTTTTATTCTCAATCGTGGAAAGCAAGAAAGTGAAAATTTTTGATTTTTTGCTCTTGACTACTTATGCGGCAATTACGATTTTGTCTTATTCACGTAGTAATTGGGTTGGCTTTGCAGGTGGCTTAGCTGTGTACTTGTTAATTATTTTATTTTTAAAATCTTGGTCTAGGATCGGCAAGGTTTTTTTGGCAGGTATTGCCTCGATGATTGTGTCGTTTATTTTTATCAATATATTGATCACATTTCCACACCCAAAACCGACGTCAAATTTTAACACGATGGATATCGCGGAAAGAGCAACACAAATTACAAATGAGGCTGGAGTGTCTTCGCGTTGGAAATTATTAACACCTCTTTGGTCTGAAATTAAAAAGTATTTTGTTATGGGTCATGGCTATGGTTCGACTGTAACCTATTTTAGTGAGGACCCGAGAGTGTTGGAAACAAGTCCGACTGGAGAGCTTACTACTTTTGCTTTTGAATGGGGCTGGTTGGAGATTTGGTTAAAACTAGGTTTAATAGGAATGGCGTATTATTTATTTTTGATTGGCAGATTTACGGTATTTAATTTCCATCTTAAAACACTTAATGATTTTTTTACGAGTCCGGAAAATATCACTAAATTAGCGCTAATAATTGGCTTAATTACTATTTCCATAATTTCGTTTTTTAGTCCCTACATGAATCATCCGTTGGGCATAGGATATTTAATTTTAATGTCGATTTTTATTGACAAAAAGTCCTTAAATAGTTAG
- the greA gene encoding transcription elongation factor GreA, whose product MEDQIITQEGYDKLKDELDHLKNFKRREIADRIQKAKDMGDLSENAEYSEAKDAQAFNDGRIAELMAMLKNLTVVESTEHHDSIGMGSKIVVKSDGKEREFMIVSFNEADPINGKISNESPLGKAFIGKKKGAVVMVQTPKGAKEYRIEKIK is encoded by the coding sequence ATGGAAGATCAAATTATTACACAAGAGGGTTATGATAAGCTGAAGGATGAGTTGGATCATTTAAAAAATTTTAAAAGAAGAGAAATTGCGGATAGAATTCAAAAGGCCAAGGATATGGGCGACTTGAGTGAAAATGCCGAGTATTCTGAGGCTAAAGACGCACAGGCCTTCAATGATGGCCGCATTGCAGAATTAATGGCGATGTTGAAGAATTTAACCGTAGTCGAGTCAACTGAACATCATGATTCTATTGGTATGGGCTCGAAAATTGTAGTTAAGTCAGATGGCAAGGAAAGAGAGTTCATGATTGTAAGTTTTAATGAGGCTGATCCGATTAATGGCAAGATTTCAAATGAATCACCGTTGGGTAAAGCGTTTATTGGTAAAAAGAAAGGCGCGGTTGTGATGGTGCAGACTCCGAAGGGGGCAAAGGAGTATAGGATTGAGAAGATTAAGTAG
- a CDS encoding UDP-N-acetylmuramoyl-tripeptide--D-alanyl-D-alanine ligase — protein MKKLLQLKLKILSQLILKKYQPKVIGITGSVGKTTTKEAVYAVLKDKFKVRRNIKNYNNEIGLPLTIIGVESPGKNLFGWLGVFWKAVFMILIKDKDYPEVLILEMGIDRPGDMMYLNEIANPSIAIVTAVGNVHLEYFGSRKKLQKEKADLVRVVPKEGLVVLNFDNELVREMKKDSRAKVVTFGMDPGADLNCSESRFSFEGGGSLQGISFKIKYNGSTVPFLIPGVIGFNSIYAAMAAIAVATNFGMNMVEIASRLKEFRSPQGRMNLLKGIKNTSIIDDTYNSEPVSCVAGLDVLGKFAVNVGAKKFAVLGDMLELGQESVERHREIGEKVKSAGVNVLITVGERSRDIDHGAIEAGMKTDNVFHFNNSEEAGLFVQEKIRQGDLIFVKGSQGVRMEKVVKEIMAEPLRAEELLVRQDKEWGNK, from the coding sequence ATGAAAAAACTATTACAATTAAAATTGAAAATATTATCTCAGTTAATTTTGAAAAAATATCAGCCGAAAGTGATCGGTATTACGGGGAGTGTGGGTAAAACGACCACCAAGGAGGCTGTTTACGCTGTCTTGAAAGATAAATTCAAGGTGCGCCGCAATATCAAGAACTATAACAATGAGATTGGTTTGCCCTTGACTATCATTGGCGTGGAGTCGCCCGGAAAAAATCTTTTTGGCTGGCTTGGAGTTTTTTGGAAGGCCGTGTTTATGATTTTGATTAAAGATAAAGATTATCCTGAGGTTTTGATTTTGGAAATGGGTATTGATCGTCCGGGCGATATGATGTATTTGAATGAGATTGCCAATCCAAGTATTGCGATTGTGACGGCGGTGGGCAATGTGCACTTGGAATATTTTGGATCGCGGAAAAAATTACAAAAAGAAAAGGCGGATTTGGTGCGGGTGGTTCCCAAGGAAGGCTTGGTTGTTTTGAATTTTGACAATGAACTGGTGCGAGAAATGAAAAAAGACAGTAGGGCCAAGGTGGTGACGTTTGGCATGGATCCGGGGGCGGATTTGAATTGCAGTGAATCGCGTTTTAGCTTTGAGGGCGGTGGTAGTTTGCAAGGCATTAGTTTTAAAATCAAATACAATGGATCGACAGTACCTTTTCTAATACCAGGCGTAATCGGTTTTAATTCGATTTATGCGGCCATGGCGGCAATTGCAGTTGCCACAAATTTCGGAATGAATATGGTGGAGATTGCGAGCAGGCTGAAGGAATTTCGATCACCGCAGGGTCGAATGAATCTACTCAAGGGTATTAAAAACACTTCGATAATTGATGATACATACAATTCTGAACCAGTCTCTTGTGTGGCAGGCTTGGATGTTTTAGGAAAGTTTGCGGTTAATGTTGGTGCGAAGAAGTTTGCAGTTCTGGGAGATATGTTGGAGCTTGGCCAAGAGAGCGTGGAGCGACATAGGGAAATTGGCGAGAAGGTAAAAAGCGCAGGCGTAAATGTTTTAATTACGGTCGGTGAGCGCTCACGCGATATTGATCATGGAGCGATTGAGGCAGGCATGAAAACTGATAATGTTTTTCATTTTAATAATTCCGAGGAAGCTGGTCTTTTTGTGCAGGAAAAAATCAGACAAGGGGATTTAATTTTTGTGAAAGGGTCACAGGGTGTCCGCATGGAAAAGGTAGTAAAAGAAATTATGGCTGAACCGTTACGTGCAGAGGAGTTGTTGGTGCGCCAGGATAAGGAGTGGGGTAATAAATAA